The following are encoded in a window of Sminthopsis crassicaudata isolate SCR6 chromosome 5, ASM4859323v1, whole genome shotgun sequence genomic DNA:
- the LRRC3B gene encoding leucine-rich repeat-containing protein 3B, with product MHLVDLWLTRSLSMCLLLQSFVLMILCFHSASMCPKGCLCSSSGGLNVTCSNANLKEIPRDLPPETVLLYLDSNQITSIPNEIFKDLHQLRVLNLSKNGIEFIDEHAFKGVAETLQTLDLSDNRIQSVHKNAFNNLKARARIANNPWHCDCTLQQVLKSMASNHETANNVICKTSVLDEHAGRPFLNAANDADLCNLPKKTTDYAMLVTMFGWFTMVISYVVYYVRQNQEDARRHLEYLKSLPSRQKKADEADDISTVV from the coding sequence ATGCATTTGGTAGACCTGTGGTTAACTCGTTCCCTCTCCATGTGTCTCCTCCTACAAAGTTTTGTCCTTATGATACTGTGCTTTCATTCAGCCAGTATGTGTCCCAAAGGCTGTCTTTGTTCTTCCTCTGGAGGTTTAAATGTCACCTGTAGCAATGCGAACCTCAAGGAGATCCCCAGAGATCTTCCTCCTGAAACAGTTCTCCTTTACTTAGACTCCAACCAGATAACGTCCATCCCCAACGAGATTTTTAAGGACTTGCATCAGCTCCGAGTTCTCAATTTGTCCAAAAATGGCATCGAGTTTATAGATGAGCATGCCTTCAAGGGGGTGGCCGAGACACTCCAGACTCTGGACTTATCTGATAACCGCATTCAGAGTGTTCACAAAAACGCTTTCAACAACCTGAAGGCCAGGGCCAGGATCGCCAACAATCCCTGGCACTGTGACTGTACTTTGCAGCAGGTCCTGAAGAGCATGGCATCTAACCACGAGACAGCGAACAACGTCATCTGTAAGACTTCCGTGCTGGACGAACATGCCGGAAGGCCTTTCCTTAATGCTGCCAATGACGCTGACCTCTGTAACCTTCCCAAAAAGACTACAGACTACGCCATGCTGGTCACCATGTTTGGCTGGTTCACTATGGTGATCTCTTACGTGGTTTATTACGTACGGCAGAATCAGGAGGATGCCAGGAGGCACCTAGAATACTTGAAATCCCTGCCAAGCAGGCAAAAGAAAGCAGACGAAGCTGACGACATTAGCACTGTGGTATAG